From Myxococcales bacterium, a single genomic window includes:
- a CDS encoding winged helix-turn-helix transcriptional regulator — protein MSRAFKALSNPNRLQLFLNLLEESRLDLAKGRVHDCFLAGVLNNLNIGAPTVSHHVKELEDAGLIETSRDGKQLVCTIRPDAMASLRAIFEAGR, from the coding sequence CTGAGCCGAGCGTTCAAGGCGCTCAGCAATCCCAATCGGCTGCAGCTGTTCCTCAACTTGCTCGAAGAGAGCCGGCTCGATCTCGCCAAGGGCCGGGTGCATGACTGTTTCCTGGCCGGCGTGCTGAACAACCTCAACATCGGTGCTCCGACGGTAAGCCACCACGTCAAAGAGCTGGAAGACGCCGGGCTCATCGAGACCTCCCGGGATGGCAAGCAGCTGGTCTGCACCATCCGCCCGGACGCCATGGCCTCCTTGCGCGCGATCTTCGAAGCCGGCCGCTGA
- a CDS encoding zinc-binding dehydrogenase produces the protein MQTAERQVIAIEKFGPAKSLALRQRPREEVGDDDVAIAVKYSGINFADIQMRLGFYPDAPKRPFVPGYEVSGTVEQVGKNVARFKVGDPVVAGTYFGGYASQVSVPAIQAFPLPQSTGLAEAAALPVSFFTAELALFEMGRVRAGDRVLIECATGGVGTLAVQMALRAGAEVVGLTTTAAKKQYIAALGATPYTRDEFFADPSINGFDFILQASGGKDIKRQLPRLGLTGRMVCMGLNSGVNDGKRDFVRIARAVLSTPRLSVLDLLNHNQGVFGLNALHVLRDPKWVEKLTAKLERVTDMQLAPHVGKVFPANEAAAAHRYLETRQATGKVLLEW, from the coding sequence ATGCAAACTGCTGAACGCCAAGTGATTGCCATCGAGAAGTTCGGTCCCGCCAAGTCCCTCGCCCTCCGGCAGAGGCCCCGGGAAGAGGTCGGCGACGACGACGTTGCCATCGCGGTGAAGTACTCGGGCATCAACTTCGCCGACATCCAGATGCGGCTCGGGTTCTACCCGGACGCACCGAAGCGGCCCTTCGTGCCCGGCTACGAGGTGAGCGGCACTGTCGAGCAGGTCGGGAAGAACGTGGCGCGCTTCAAGGTCGGCGACCCCGTCGTGGCGGGGACCTATTTCGGCGGCTACGCCTCGCAGGTCAGTGTGCCGGCCATTCAGGCTTTTCCGTTGCCCCAGAGCACCGGTTTGGCCGAGGCCGCCGCGCTCCCGGTGAGCTTCTTCACGGCCGAGCTGGCGCTGTTCGAGATGGGACGCGTTCGCGCCGGCGACCGCGTGCTGATCGAGTGTGCGACCGGCGGCGTGGGCACGCTGGCGGTGCAGATGGCGCTCCGCGCCGGCGCCGAGGTCGTCGGGCTGACGACGACGGCGGCAAAAAAGCAATACATCGCCGCGCTCGGCGCAACCCCCTACACCCGCGACGAGTTTTTCGCCGATCCGAGCATCAACGGCTTCGACTTCATCCTGCAAGCCTCGGGGGGCAAGGACATCAAGAGGCAGCTGCCGCGCCTGGGTCTCACCGGCCGTATGGTGTGCATGGGGTTGAACTCCGGCGTGAACGACGGCAAGCGAGATTTCGTGCGCATCGCCCGGGCCGTGCTCTCGACGCCGCGGCTCTCGGTGCTCGATCTGTTGAACCACAACCAGGGAGTCTTTGGCCTGAATGCGCTGCACGTGCTGCGCGATCCCAAGTGGGTGGAGAAACTGACGGCGAAGCTCGAGCGTGTCACCGACATGCAGCTCGCGCCCCACGTCGGCAAAGTGTTCCCCGCCAACGAGGCGGCGGCCGCACATCGCTACCTCGAGACGCGGCAGGCCACAGGTAAGGTCTTGCTCGAGTGGTGA
- the lepB gene encoding signal peptidase I: protein MAVACAGVLVARSSLADHYRVPTGSMRPNVVEGDRIIVDKLAYGLRVPFTHLRVGSHDGPARGDVVVLDSPEDGRVLLKRVAAVPGDRVAVRHGEVLLDGLPARHTYTLALDHDGGPDLDDTTVPDDLYLVLGDNRGNSHDGRAFGLVSRDAILGRALAVCLRDGGWFWQPL, encoded by the coding sequence ATGGCGGTCGCGTGTGCGGGTGTGCTCGTCGCACGTTCGTCCCTCGCTGACCACTATCGAGTGCCGACCGGTTCGATGCGCCCCAACGTGGTCGAGGGCGACCGCATCATCGTCGACAAACTCGCCTACGGCCTGCGAGTACCGTTCACCCACCTGCGCGTCGGCAGTCACGACGGACCGGCCCGCGGCGACGTAGTCGTGCTCGACTCGCCGGAAGATGGGCGCGTGCTCCTGAAACGCGTCGCGGCCGTTCCAGGCGACCGAGTGGCGGTGCGCCACGGCGAGGTTCTGCTGGACGGTTTGCCCGCGCGGCACACGTACACGCTAGCGCTGGACCACGACGGCGGTCCCGATCTGGACGACACGACCGTGCCAGACGACCTCTACCTGGTGCTCGGAGACAATCGGGGCAATAGCCACGACGGCCGTGCCTTCGGCCTCGTATCGCGCGACGCGATCCTGGGGCGAGCTCTCGCCGTTTGTCTGCGAGACGGCGGCTGGTTCTGGCAGCCGCTGTGA
- a CDS encoding inorganic diphosphatase produces MVHSWHELPSRSPSPADAVNALIEIPRGSKVKYELDKPTGLLRVDRILHSSVHYPANYGFIPRTYCGDGDPLDILVLCSESVEPMCIMVARPIGLVRMVDGGKADDKIIAVHLHDPAFNDYKEIEELPRHLAREIQRFFLDYKSLEARKDIVAEDPVGRIEAERIIEEAIELYRKEESRLRGWG; encoded by the coding sequence ATGGTTCATTCCTGGCACGAGCTCCCGAGCCGCTCGCCGTCGCCCGCCGACGCCGTCAACGCGCTGATCGAGATCCCGCGAGGCTCGAAGGTCAAATACGAGCTCGACAAACCCACCGGGCTCTTGCGGGTCGATCGGATCTTGCACAGCTCGGTCCACTACCCTGCGAACTACGGTTTCATCCCTCGAACCTACTGCGGCGACGGGGATCCACTCGACATCTTGGTCTTGTGCAGCGAGTCGGTCGAACCGATGTGCATCATGGTGGCTCGGCCCATTGGGCTGGTGCGCATGGTCGATGGTGGGAAGGCCGACGACAAGATCATCGCCGTGCACCTGCACGACCCAGCGTTCAACGACTACAAGGAAATCGAAGAGCTGCCTCGGCACCTGGCCCGGGAGATCCAGCGATTTTTCCTGGACTACAAATCACTCGAGGCGAGAAAAGACATCGTGGCGGAAGATCCCGTCGGCCGCATCGAGGCCGAGCGCATCATCGAAGAGGCCATCGAGCTCTACCGCAAGGAGGAGAGCCGGCTGCGAGGCTGGGGCTGA